Proteins found in one Mucilaginibacter gracilis genomic segment:
- the mfd gene encoding transcription-repair coupling factor: MNIREILERYKADERIQTLATALNGAKNPRIQLRGLVGSSDAAMAIALYFLKHSHMLFILPDREEAGYFQSDLESLLDKEILLFPSSYRKPFEFTQPDSSNVLARAEVLNELNHTSEYGQLIVTYPEALAEKVIDRASLEKNTLEIAVGNKLGLDFINEFLIEYDFERVDFVYSPGQFSIRGGIVDIFSFSHDLPYRVEFFGDFIESIRTFEIESQLSVEQVKTITIVPNVQSKFLTESNISLLEYIDPSTQIWIRDVQFTLDIVQTGFKKATALWKALSAEEKNANPDWIDPKFAFTDEKMIADQLHDFSLIEFGKQFFYTPTSSIQFDIRPQPSFNKDFSLLIHNFKNNEAEKVENCIFTDSSRQLERLYAIFEDLDKTIKFTPVNISIREGFIDHAQKIACYTDHQIFDRYYKYKLKKGYQRSQAITLKELRELKPGDYITHIDHGIGKYAGLEKVEVGGKMQEMIRLLYADNDLLYVNINSLNRISKYSGKEGTVPKMNKLGTDTWEKLKKTTKKKVKDIARDLIKLYAVRKAQSGNAFSPDSYLQTELEASFIYEDTPDQEKATIDFKKDMESPHPMDRLICGDVGFGKTEVAIRAAFKAVADSKQVAVLVPTTILAAQHYKTFTERLKGFPCNIDYVNRFKTSKQIKDTLQNLADGKLDIIIGTHRLVSKDVKFKDLGLMIIDEEQKFGVSTKEKLKAMRINVDTLTLTATPIPRTLHFSLMGARDLSIISTPPPNRQPVVTELHVFNDKLIKEAVEFEIDRNGQLFFIHNRVADLPQLGGMIKKLVPKARIGIAHGQLEGDDLEDVMLKFVNNDYDVLVATTIIEAGLDIPNANTIIINYAHMFGLSDLHQMRGRVGRSNKKAYCYLLSPPLSTLTSEARKRLSAIEEFSDLGSGFNVAMRDLDIRGSGNLLGAEQSGFIAEIGFEMYHKILDEAIQELKDDEFKGLFDDKPRPFVSFTQIDTDLEILIPDEYVTSIPERYNLYTELSKLENETELAAFAQQLHDRFGPVPPQVHDLLNTMRLQWLGKAIGFEKLSIKKNVLRGYFITNQQSPYFETAQFRQVLNFMQANPRRCNMKEVKSTLRISIENVRGIDEAVAILEEMAEPVGV, from the coding sequence TTGAATATCCGTGAAATTTTAGAGCGATATAAGGCTGACGAACGGATACAGACGTTGGCTACAGCACTCAATGGTGCAAAAAACCCAAGGATACAACTCCGCGGGTTAGTCGGATCGAGCGATGCGGCAATGGCGATAGCTTTGTATTTTTTAAAGCATAGCCATATGCTTTTTATCCTTCCCGATAGGGAAGAGGCGGGCTACTTCCAGTCGGATCTGGAAAGCTTACTTGATAAAGAGATTTTGCTCTTTCCATCATCATACCGCAAACCGTTTGAGTTTACCCAGCCCGATAGCAGCAATGTTTTGGCCCGCGCCGAAGTATTGAACGAACTGAACCATACATCGGAATATGGCCAACTGATTGTTACCTACCCTGAGGCCCTCGCCGAAAAGGTAATAGATCGCGCCTCTCTCGAAAAAAACACACTCGAAATTGCTGTAGGCAATAAACTGGGCCTCGATTTTATTAACGAATTTTTAATTGAGTACGACTTTGAGCGGGTAGATTTTGTTTATTCGCCGGGCCAGTTCTCCATTCGCGGCGGCATTGTTGATATCTTTTCCTTCTCGCATGATTTGCCTTACCGGGTTGAGTTTTTTGGCGATTTTATCGAGTCGATACGCACCTTTGAAATAGAAAGCCAGCTATCTGTTGAGCAGGTAAAAACCATCACCATAGTACCCAACGTACAATCAAAATTTTTAACCGAGAGTAATATATCGCTCTTAGAATATATAGACCCATCAACCCAGATTTGGATACGCGATGTGCAGTTTACGCTGGATATTGTTCAAACCGGCTTTAAAAAAGCAACGGCTTTATGGAAGGCCCTTTCGGCTGAAGAAAAAAATGCCAACCCCGATTGGATAGACCCTAAATTTGCTTTCACCGACGAAAAAATGATAGCCGACCAGCTACATGATTTTTCCCTGATTGAGTTTGGGAAGCAGTTTTTTTATACCCCAACCAGCAGCATCCAATTTGATATACGCCCGCAGCCATCCTTTAATAAAGATTTTAGTCTGCTTATCCACAACTTTAAAAACAACGAGGCCGAAAAAGTAGAAAACTGCATTTTTACCGATTCGAGCCGGCAGCTGGAGCGGCTATATGCCATTTTTGAAGATCTGGATAAAACCATCAAATTTACCCCGGTAAACATTTCCATCCGCGAAGGATTTATAGATCATGCCCAAAAAATTGCATGCTATACCGATCATCAGATATTTGATCGCTATTATAAATACAAACTTAAAAAAGGTTACCAGCGCTCGCAGGCCATTACGCTTAAAGAGCTGCGCGAACTAAAACCCGGCGATTACATTACCCATATCGACCACGGTATAGGCAAATACGCCGGTTTAGAAAAAGTTGAAGTTGGCGGCAAAATGCAGGAAATGATACGCTTGCTTTATGCCGATAACGATTTGCTGTATGTTAACATTAACTCGCTTAACCGCATATCCAAATACAGCGGCAAGGAAGGTACTGTACCCAAAATGAACAAATTGGGCACCGATACCTGGGAAAAGCTCAAGAAAACAACAAAAAAAAAAGTTAAAGACATAGCGCGCGATCTGATTAAGCTTTACGCCGTGCGCAAGGCACAAAGCGGCAACGCCTTTTCGCCCGATAGCTATTTGCAAACAGAACTGGAAGCATCGTTTATATACGAAGACACGCCCGACCAGGAAAAAGCCACCATCGACTTTAAGAAGGACATGGAATCGCCCCACCCTATGGATAGGTTGATTTGCGGCGATGTTGGCTTTGGTAAAACCGAAGTTGCCATACGCGCCGCCTTTAAAGCCGTTGCCGATAGCAAACAGGTAGCCGTACTGGTACCAACAACCATTTTAGCCGCCCAGCACTACAAAACCTTTACCGAACGCCTAAAGGGCTTCCCCTGCAATATTGATTACGTAAACCGCTTTAAAACCAGCAAGCAAATTAAAGATACCCTGCAAAACCTGGCCGATGGCAAACTGGATATTATAATTGGCACGCACCGCCTGGTAAGTAAAGACGTAAAGTTTAAGGACCTCGGCTTGATGATTATTGACGAGGAACAAAAATTTGGCGTATCAACCAAAGAGAAGCTAAAGGCCATGCGCATTAACGTAGATACCCTAACCTTAACCGCAACGCCAATTCCGCGTACTTTGCATTTTTCGTTAATGGGCGCGCGCGATCTATCCATCATATCAACACCGCCGCCCAACCGCCAACCCGTTGTTACCGAACTACACGTTTTTAACGATAAGCTGATTAAGGAGGCTGTTGAATTTGAGATAGACCGCAACGGGCAGCTGTTTTTTATCCATAACCGCGTTGCCGATTTGCCGCAACTGGGCGGCATGATAAAAAAGCTTGTACCCAAGGCCCGCATTGGCATTGCCCACGGCCAGCTTGAGGGTGATGACCTGGAAGACGTTATGCTCAAGTTTGTGAACAACGATTACGACGTGCTGGTTGCAACCACCATTATTGAGGCCGGTTTAGATATACCCAACGCCAACACCATCATCATTAACTATGCCCACATGTTTGGTTTGAGCGATCTGCATCAAATGCGTGGCCGCGTGGGTCGTAGTAATAAAAAAGCATACTGTTATTTATTGAGTCCGCCATTGTCAACCCTAACATCCGAGGCGCGTAAACGATTGAGTGCCATTGAAGAGTTTAGCGATTTGGGCAGCGGCTTTAACGTTGCCATGCGCGACCTTGACATTCGCGGAAGCGGAAACCTGTTAGGTGCCGAGCAAAGCGGCTTTATTGCCGAAATTGGCTTTGAAATGTACCACAAGATATTAGACGAAGCCATACAGGAACTTAAAGACGACGAATTTAAAGGCTTGTTTGATGATAAACCAAGGCCCTTTGTATCGTTTACCCAAATAGATACCGACCTGGAAATATTAATACCCGACGAGTATGTAACCAGCATACCCGAACGCTACAACCTATATACCGAACTAAGCAAACTGGAAAACGAAACCGAACTGGCAGCCTTTGCCCAGCAACTGCACGACAGGTTTGGCCCCGTACCACCACAGGTACACGACTTACTGAACACCATGCGCCTGCAATGGTTAGGCAAAGCCATTGGTTTCGAAAAACTGTCCATTAAAAAAAATGTGCTGCGCGGCTACTTTATAACCAACCAGCAATCTCCTTATTTTGAAACCGCTCAATTTAGGCAGGTGCTCAACTTTATGCAGGCCAACCCGCGCCGCTGCAACATGAAGGAAGTAAAAAGCACCCTCCGCATCAGTATTGAAAATGTACGCGGAATTGACGAAGCCGTTGCCATATTAGAAGAAATGGCCGAACCGGTAGGGGTTTAA
- the hpt gene encoding hypoxanthine phosphoribosyltransferase: MIIHVADLSFKKMIDYDAINTRCQQIGAELTLEYEACNPIFIGVLNGSFMFIAELMKYVDIPAQVAFMKLSSYAGGLESKRVITDEFDLSVNIEDRDVILVEDIVDTGNTLRYLIDKIQTRKPKSVSTCTLLYKPDAVELEIPELKHVGFEIENKFVVGFGLDYKELGRNLKDIYQLVL; the protein is encoded by the coding sequence ATGATAATTCACGTAGCCGACCTCAGCTTTAAAAAAATGATAGATTACGATGCTATCAACACTCGTTGCCAGCAAATTGGTGCCGAACTTACCCTGGAATATGAAGCCTGTAACCCCATATTTATTGGTGTATTGAACGGCAGCTTTATGTTTATAGCCGAACTGATGAAATATGTTGACATACCTGCGCAGGTTGCCTTTATGAAGCTATCATCGTACGCGGGAGGGCTGGAGAGCAAACGCGTAATAACCGATGAGTTTGACCTGAGCGTAAACATTGAAGACCGCGACGTTATATTGGTTGAAGATATTGTAGACACCGGCAATACGCTGCGGTATTTAATTGATAAAATACAAACCCGCAAGCCAAAATCTGTTAGTACCTGCACGCTGCTTTACAAACCCGATGCCGTTGAACTTGAAATACCCGAGTTGAAGCATGTTGGCTTTGAAATAGAAAATAAGTTTGTGGTAGGTTTTGGGCTTGATTATAAAGAACTGGGACGCAATTTGAAGGATATTTATCAGTTGGTGTTGTGA